The Cellulophaga lytica DSM 7489 nucleotide sequence GTATTACCATACGGTTTTTGGTAAATGGTTGCTTATTCCTATTTTAATAGTAACGCTAACAGGCGTGTATTTGTCTTTAGAACAGTTTTCTATAATACCGTCTGCAAAAATTGTACACCAAGAAGATACCTTGTTTGCAGAAGAACCAGTTATTCCTGTATCTGAGTTTAAGGTTTTTAAAAATATAAAATTATCAGAAGTTCGTAAAATAGAGTACCCTTTTGCACCTTTTCCAGAGAGTTACTTTTTAGTGCAATTAACAAATAAAGAGTATTTAATAAACCAATTTAATGGAGATATAGTTAGTCAGGTTAACTATCCGTTTTATGTAATATTAACTTATTACAGTACACTTTTTCATACAGGGCAGGGGAGTATAGTATGGAGTATAGTTTTGTTATTAGCCTCTATTGGTATTTTATTTTTTATGTATTCTGGCTTTAGCATTACACTAAAACGCAGAAAATCTAGAATAAAAAACAAGTATAAAAAAGACAATTGCGATTATGTAATTCTTATTGGGTCTGAAAACGGAAACACCTTTTATTTTGCCAACGCATTATACTCAGAGTTACTACGTTTGGGTAAAAAAGCATATTTGGCAGAACTAAACAGCTACAAAAGCTATAAAAATATGCAGCATTTGGTGGTAATGACCTCTACTTATGGCACAGGAGAAGCACCAACAAATGCTAAAAAGTTTAAAGCACTTTTAAATACGCACCAACAAGGCGCAAAGTTTAACTACTCGGTTGTAGGTTTTGGATCATTAGCATACCCAGACTATTGCAAGTTTGCTTATGATGTAGATACTATGTTACAAGCGCACCCAAACAATAACCGTTTGGCAGATGTGTTTACCATAAACAACCAAAGTTTAGAATCTTTTAACCAGTGGTTGTTAGCGTGGAGCAAGCAAGAAAATTTAAACATAAGTTTACCAAAAGCTATTGGTAGTAAAAAGAAACGTAAAACCTATGCTTTTACTGTAACCAAACACACCAAGGCAGAAAATAATCCGGACGATACTTTTTGTATATACCTAAAACCAGTAGAAAAAGTAAAGTTTACCTCCGGAGATTTACTCTCTATTTTGGGCGAAAAAGACCAGAGAGAACGTTTGTACTCCATTGGTAAGTGGAATAAAAACGAGCTTGTTATAAGCGTTAAACGTCATCAAAAAGGCAGTGTGTCTAATAGGCTACAAAACCTTGCTGTGGGCAACAAAATAAGCTGTGGTATAGTAAAAAACAAAGCATTTCATTTGCCTAAAAAAGCAAAAGAAGCCCTGTTAATAGCAACTGGTACAGGTATTGGCCCTTATTTAGGGATGATACACCAAAACACTGCACACAAAAAATTACACCTGTATTGGGGTGGGCGTACAGCAGCATCTTTTGAGCTATACAAAAACCAATTAGAAACACAGCAACAAGCAGGTAACCTAACCTCTTTACATTTGGCATTGTCTAGAGAACAAGCCCAAAAAGTATACGTGCAAAACCTGTTAGCGGCAAATGGTAAAGAAGTTGCCCAACTTATAAAAAACAAAGGTTATATTTTAATTTGCGGCTCTATAGGTATGCAAAAAGAGGTTACTACGGTTTTAGATACCATTTGTAAAAACCACCTAAAAAAGCCACTGAGTTACTACCAAAACAAAGGTTATATTTTAATGGACTGCTACTAAAAACAAACTAAAACCCGTAACTGTATGTTATGGGTTTTTTTGTGCCATTTATACTCTTTTTTAACCCAATTACACATTTCCGTATTTGTACTACAAAAAATGTTTCTATATTGTAGGAAAAAGTAATTATTGTGTTTATACCACC carries:
- a CDS encoding PepSY domain-containing protein → MTLSVWRYSHLVLAVSSSIFILLAAVTGSVLALEPISNRIQPYTTGDLDQITVAEFTHTLQQKYAEVISVEIDKNSWVTASVITKDGTDKIIYIDPKTGDSLGTPKETSPVFKFATTLHRSLFLKGIGRFFVGLSSLLLCLISISGIFLILKKQGGVKGFFKPIVKESFNPYYHTVFGKWLLIPILIVTLTGVYLSLEQFSIIPSAKIVHQEDTLFAEEPVIPVSEFKVFKNIKLSEVRKIEYPFAPFPESYFLVQLTNKEYLINQFNGDIVSQVNYPFYVILTYYSTLFHTGQGSIVWSIVLLLASIGILFFMYSGFSITLKRRKSRIKNKYKKDNCDYVILIGSENGNTFYFANALYSELLRLGKKAYLAELNSYKSYKNMQHLVVMTSTYGTGEAPTNAKKFKALLNTHQQGAKFNYSVVGFGSLAYPDYCKFAYDVDTMLQAHPNNNRLADVFTINNQSLESFNQWLLAWSKQENLNISLPKAIGSKKKRKTYAFTVTKHTKAENNPDDTFCIYLKPVEKVKFTSGDLLSILGEKDQRERLYSIGKWNKNELVISVKRHQKGSVSNRLQNLAVGNKISCGIVKNKAFHLPKKAKEALLIATGTGIGPYLGMIHQNTAHKKLHLYWGGRTAASFELYKNQLETQQQAGNLTSLHLALSREQAQKVYVQNLLAANGKEVAQLIKNKGYILICGSIGMQKEVTTVLDTICKNHLKKPLSYYQNKGYILMDCY